In Myxocyprinus asiaticus isolate MX2 ecotype Aquarium Trade chromosome 27, UBuf_Myxa_2, whole genome shotgun sequence, the DNA window CTGCTCAACGTCATGAACCGCTTCATGGCCGCAGCCAACAACATGAACGAGACCATCATGGTGCCAAGCTTATTGCGGGACGTGCCTCTGGAGGAGCAGGACAGCCAAACCCCTTTTAGTCACAACAACGAGCCCTCTTTACCCAGTAAACAGAGGGACATGTATGAGCATTACCTGCTGCTTAAGTCCATTAAGAACGACATGGAGTGGGGCTTGCTGAAGAGGGAGATGGGTGGCAGTGCCAGCTTCCTGGAGATGGCTGTGAAGCAGGAGGGGCCACAGCAGCAGGTGAAAGGAGACGCTGAGGATGGTTCAGACCTGGAGGGCCAGTTCCACTACCACCTCCATGGACTGTTTGCAGTTTTATCCAAACTCACGGTCCAGGCAGATCACCTCACAAATCGTTACAAGCGAGAAATAGGAGGGGGCAGTCTGTTGAGATAGTGTTTTCTTCTTTTGTAGTAATCTGGACAATACTTGAACTGTTGGGACTGGGAGTTGATGGGGCAGCGGTGGACTGAAAGGGCT includes these proteins:
- the LOC127418213 gene encoding mid1-interacting protein 1-like, with amino-acid sequence MMQLSNDAHCNKHSLLNVMNRFMAAANNMNETIMVPSLLRDVPLEEQDSQTPFSHNNEPSLPSKQRDMYEHYLLLKSIKNDMEWGLLKREMGGSASFLEMAVKQEGPQQQVKGDAEDGSDLEGQFHYHLHGLFAVLSKLTVQADHLTNRYKREIGGGSLLR